A region from the Vicia villosa cultivar HV-30 ecotype Madison, WI linkage group LG3, Vvil1.0, whole genome shotgun sequence genome encodes:
- the LOC131660811 gene encoding uncharacterized protein LOC131660811 yields the protein MYVRSITKCGNNLNYTNPIDSTGRFENLPRSYSAVTTRSGGAGDSEDFVELMRAASARTLVNRIDMDLVLKQEAATSVSRPVSTNGLPKSVSVGMGRIDEEKASDLGESFGDVPVVVGNSYPRSRSYAVGKRSGVL from the coding sequence ATGTACGTAAGAAGCATAACAAAGTGCGGTAACAACCTCAATTACACCAACCCAATAGATTCTACTGGAAGGTTCGAGAATTTACCAAGAAGTTACAGCGCGGTAACTACCAGATCTGGTGGTGCGGGTGATAGCGAGGATTTTGTTGAGTTAATGAGAGCAGCTTCGGCTAGGACTTTGGTTAACCGAATTGATATGGATTTGGTTCTCAAGCAAGAAGCTGCCACGTCAGTATCACGACCCGTTTCGACAAACGGGTTGCCAAAATCGGTTAGTGTTGGGATGGGTCGGATCGATGAAGAAAAGGCTAGTGATTTGGGTGAAAGTTTTGGTGATGTTCCTGTTGTTGTGGGGAATTCTTATCCAAGAAGTAGAAGCTATGCTGTTGGAAAGAGAAGTGGTGTTTTGTGA